One window of the Streptomyces asoensis genome contains the following:
- a CDS encoding SCO6880 family protein, which produces MSHAITPRRTYLIGRARPNAIVGRNRETGEIALIVVGAFLGMMCGLLVPVLALRIVLLSGFPMIALAAVYVPYKHRTFYKWFEINRSYKRTLRQGTAYRSTVMEAGTRLDGQEIEIGPPPGIGRISWLAAPFGPDEIAVLLHADRRTVTAAIEIEGPGVGLRDSEDQEALVDRFGTLLKHVANGDGFVTRLQMLARTLPADPDAHAKDVAVRGDERSPDWLARSYDQLQSMVSTSSEQHRAYLVACMHYTRELAAEAHAMARAARPRSGRKLDRDAGLAVVMARELTDICSRLQEADIRVRQPLGQGRLSSLVHSMYDPDHPIDHIQAMTKRNAWPAELDAMEPTYLQAKTRESSTRAPWCHATAWVKEWPMTPVGVNFLAPLLVHTPDVIRTVAVTMDLEPTEVAIERMLTEKTNDDAEASRAAKMNRTVDPRDVAAHSRLDQRGEDLASGAAGVNLVGYITVSSRNPEALARDKRTIRASAGKSYLKLEWCDREHHRAFVNTLPFATGIRR; this is translated from the coding sequence GTGTCCCACGCGATCACGCCCCGCCGTACATATCTGATCGGCCGCGCCCGGCCGAACGCGATCGTCGGCCGCAACCGCGAGACCGGCGAGATCGCGCTCATCGTCGTCGGCGCGTTCCTCGGCATGATGTGCGGCCTCCTCGTCCCCGTCCTCGCCCTGCGGATCGTGCTGCTGAGCGGCTTCCCGATGATCGCGCTGGCCGCCGTCTACGTGCCGTACAAGCACCGCACGTTCTACAAGTGGTTCGAGATCAACCGCAGCTACAAGCGCACCCTCCGCCAGGGCACGGCCTACCGCTCGACCGTCATGGAGGCGGGCACCCGGCTCGACGGCCAGGAGATCGAGATCGGCCCGCCCCCGGGAATCGGCCGCATCAGCTGGCTGGCCGCCCCCTTCGGCCCCGACGAGATCGCCGTACTCCTGCACGCCGACCGCCGTACGGTGACGGCCGCCATCGAGATCGAGGGCCCGGGCGTCGGCCTGCGCGACAGCGAGGACCAGGAAGCCCTGGTCGACCGCTTCGGCACCCTCCTCAAGCACGTGGCGAACGGCGACGGCTTCGTCACCCGCCTTCAGATGCTCGCCCGCACCCTCCCCGCCGACCCCGACGCCCACGCCAAGGACGTCGCCGTCCGCGGGGACGAGCGGTCCCCCGACTGGCTGGCCCGCTCCTACGACCAGCTCCAGTCCATGGTGTCCACGAGCAGCGAGCAGCACCGCGCCTACCTCGTCGCCTGTATGCACTACACCCGCGAACTGGCCGCCGAGGCACACGCCATGGCCCGCGCCGCCCGCCCCCGGTCGGGCCGCAAGCTGGACCGTGACGCGGGCCTGGCGGTGGTCATGGCCCGCGAGCTGACGGACATCTGCTCCCGCCTCCAGGAGGCGGACATCCGCGTCCGCCAGCCCCTCGGCCAGGGCCGGCTGTCCTCCCTCGTCCACTCCATGTACGACCCGGACCACCCCATCGACCACATCCAGGCGATGACCAAGCGCAACGCCTGGCCTGCCGAGCTGGACGCCATGGAGCCGACATACCTCCAGGCCAAGACCCGCGAGTCGTCCACCCGGGCCCCCTGGTGCCATGCCACGGCCTGGGTGAAGGAGTGGCCGATGACCCCGGTGGGCGTCAACTTCCTGGCACCGCTCCTCGTCCACACCCCGGACGTCATCCGCACCGTCGCCGTGACCATGGACCTCGAACCCACCGAGGTCGCCATCGAACGCATGCTGACGGAGAAGACGAACGACGACGCCGAGGCGAGCCGGGCCGCCAAGATGAACCGCACCGTCGACCCACGTGACGTGGCGGCCCACTCCCGACTGGACCAGCGCGGCGAGGACCTGGCGTCCGGCGCGGCCGGCGTGAACCTGGTCGGCTACATCACCGTCTCCTCCCGCAACCCCGAGGCCCTCGCCCGCGACAAACGGACGATAAGGGCGTCAGCCGGCAAGTCGTACCTCAAACTCGAATGGTGCGACCGAGAGCACCACCGGGCGTTCGTGAACACCCTCCCGTTCGCCACCGGAATCCGAAGGTAG
- a CDS encoding ATP-binding protein, with protein sequence MRDPLSVLTDAFTSFLFGKVETTRLPVRTSTGQAQAVYLPTAAPGLGDSGVIIGREVYSGKGYIYDPFQLYGQQLPAPHWLVLGESGNGKSALEKTYVLRQLRFRDRQVVVLDAQGEDGVGEWNLIAQALGITPIRLDPTAALDHGIRLNPLDPSITTTGQLALLRTIIEVAMGHGLDERSGFALKVAHAYVNETIVERQPVLTDIVEQLRHPEPESAEAMNVAIDDVRAWGLDVALVLDRLVDGDLRGMFDGPTTVGIDLDAPLIVFDLSHIDRNSIAMPILMAIVGVWLEHTWIRPDRKKRIFLVEEAWHIINSPFVAQLFQRLLKFGRRLGLSFVAVVHHLSDVVDGAAAKEAAAILKMASTRTIYAQKADEARATGRVIGLPRWAVEIIPTLTPGIAVWDVNGNVQVVKHLITETERPLVFTDRAMTESSTDRTMSDDDALLAAELEQERRAAAFMEQHLADLDGSSESTVA encoded by the coding sequence ATGCGGGATCCGCTGTCCGTCCTCACGGACGCCTTCACCTCCTTCCTCTTCGGCAAGGTCGAGACGACCCGGCTGCCGGTACGCACCTCCACGGGCCAGGCCCAGGCGGTGTACCTGCCCACGGCCGCTCCCGGCCTCGGCGACTCCGGCGTCATCATCGGCCGCGAGGTCTACTCCGGGAAGGGCTACATCTACGACCCCTTCCAGCTGTACGGCCAGCAGCTCCCCGCCCCGCACTGGCTCGTCCTCGGCGAGTCCGGAAACGGCAAGTCGGCGCTGGAGAAGACCTACGTCCTGCGCCAGCTGCGCTTCCGCGACCGCCAGGTCGTCGTCCTGGACGCACAGGGCGAGGACGGCGTCGGCGAATGGAACCTCATCGCGCAGGCGCTGGGAATAACTCCTATCCGCCTGGACCCGACGGCCGCCCTGGACCACGGCATCCGCCTCAACCCGCTGGACCCGTCGATCACCACGACCGGCCAGCTCGCGCTGCTGCGCACCATCATCGAGGTGGCGATGGGCCACGGCCTGGACGAGCGCTCCGGCTTCGCGCTCAAGGTCGCCCACGCCTACGTCAACGAGACGATCGTGGAGCGCCAGCCGGTCCTGACCGACATCGTCGAGCAGTTGCGCCACCCCGAGCCGGAGTCGGCGGAGGCGATGAACGTCGCCATAGACGATGTACGGGCCTGGGGCCTGGACGTGGCACTGGTCCTGGACCGCCTGGTCGACGGCGACCTCAGGGGCATGTTCGACGGCCCCACGACGGTGGGCATCGACCTGGACGCTCCGCTGATCGTGTTCGATCTGTCCCACATCGACCGCAACTCGATCGCCATGCCGATCCTGATGGCGATCGTCGGGGTCTGGCTGGAGCACACCTGGATCCGCCCCGACCGGAAGAAGCGCATCTTCCTGGTCGAGGAGGCCTGGCACATCATCAACAGCCCGTTCGTGGCCCAGCTGTTCCAGCGACTGCTGAAGTTCGGCCGTCGCCTCGGCCTGTCGTTCGTGGCGGTCGTCCACCATCTGTCCGACGTCGTGGACGGAGCCGCGGCGAAGGAGGCCGCGGCCATCCTGAAGATGGCGTCGACCCGGACCATCTACGCCCAGAAAGCGGACGAGGCGAGGGCGACGGGCCGGGTCATCGGCCTGCCCAGGTGGGCGGTGGAGATCATCCCCACCCTCACCCCCGGCATCGCGGTCTGGGACGTCAACGGCAATGTGCAGGTGGTGAAACACCTGATCACCGAGACGGAACGGCCACTGGTCTTCACCGACCGGGCGATGACGGAATCCTCCACCGACCGCACCATGTCCGACGACGACGCCCTGCTGGCCGCCGAACTGGAACAGGAACGACGAGCGGCGGCCTTCATGGAACAGCACCTGGCCGACCTGGACGGCTCGTCCGAGTCGACGGTGGCGTAG
- a CDS encoding type IV secretory system conjugative DNA transfer family protein, whose product MRPGDEQRRDSPGHGQGGIPDGLLVGILAFLLGMTLLVWTATGLAALFAHGSWPAGVTFTRTPLAMRHLIARPHDIPGAWPEAEAADFSGYGLFWGLFIGQVMILLVLTVFVMGTLARWRAVRARKRADLAPAPTPVQETVTPPTHHEVPTQRVETGPRTDVEPPTPAPTQSLQPTPAAPPTSLSPSLQPQQPHQPQPSTAAAAALFPAVAGERAAGWEANRFEGAAHYAPPETRHATAIQAIRDAEGPALILTSSPTLWQETKDARAKLGPVHLYDPGHLCDTPARLHWSPTTGCEDKQTAISRATALLAPVRPTSRLDQAVSDTAETLLRSYLHAAAIDGRTIRHVHRWSQGTGIQEAVRTLRTNPKAAPGAAGELEAALTAHPERRDIAQELTSRALSALSTVNIREACTPNRTDALALDSFVDEGGTLYVLGESIEDPRTSPGAMPLLTALVSSVVERGRRMAERSSSGRLDPPMSLVLDDVAAVAPIPQLPDLLATGTDRGLPTLALLRSREQAKARWPHHDLPV is encoded by the coding sequence ATGAGACCGGGAGACGAGCAGCGCCGCGACAGCCCGGGCCACGGCCAGGGAGGCATCCCCGACGGCCTGCTGGTCGGCATACTCGCGTTCCTGCTCGGCATGACCCTGCTGGTCTGGACGGCGACCGGCCTGGCAGCCCTCTTCGCCCACGGCTCCTGGCCCGCGGGCGTCACCTTCACCCGCACCCCGCTGGCCATGCGGCACCTCATCGCCAGGCCCCACGACATCCCCGGCGCCTGGCCGGAAGCGGAGGCGGCCGACTTCTCGGGTTACGGGCTGTTCTGGGGCCTGTTCATCGGCCAGGTGATGATCCTGCTCGTCCTCACGGTGTTCGTGATGGGGACACTCGCCCGGTGGCGGGCGGTACGAGCGAGGAAGCGCGCGGACCTGGCACCGGCACCGACGCCCGTTCAGGAAACGGTGACGCCACCGACGCACCACGAGGTGCCGACCCAACGCGTCGAGACCGGACCCAGGACGGACGTCGAGCCGCCGACTCCGGCGCCGACCCAGTCTCTTCAGCCGACGCCGGCCGCGCCGCCCACCTCGCTCTCACCGTCCCTCCAACCACAGCAGCCGCACCAGCCACAGCCCTCGACAGCCGCTGCCGCTGCCCTGTTCCCGGCTGTTGCGGGTGAACGGGCGGCCGGGTGGGAAGCCAACCGCTTCGAGGGTGCGGCGCACTACGCCCCGCCGGAAACCCGCCACGCGACCGCGATCCAGGCCATCCGGGACGCCGAGGGCCCCGCCCTCATCCTCACCTCCAGCCCCACCCTCTGGCAGGAGACCAAGGACGCCAGAGCCAAACTGGGCCCGGTCCACCTCTACGACCCCGGTCACCTCTGCGACACCCCGGCCCGCCTCCACTGGTCCCCCACCACAGGCTGCGAGGACAAACAGACCGCGATCTCCCGCGCGACGGCGCTCCTCGCCCCCGTGCGCCCCACCTCACGGCTCGACCAGGCGGTCAGCGACACCGCCGAAACCCTCCTGCGCAGCTACCTGCACGCCGCGGCCATCGACGGCCGCACCATCCGCCACGTCCACCGCTGGTCCCAGGGCACCGGCATCCAGGAAGCCGTCCGCACCCTCCGGACCAACCCCAAGGCCGCCCCGGGCGCGGCAGGCGAACTCGAAGCCGCCCTCACCGCCCACCCCGAACGCCGGGACATCGCCCAGGAACTGACGTCCCGTGCCCTTTCCGCCCTGTCCACGGTGAACATCCGCGAGGCGTGCACTCCCAACCGAACTGACGCCCTCGCCTTGGATTCCTTCGTGGACGAAGGGGGAACTCTCTATGTGCTCGGTGAATCAATCGAGGACCCCAGGACCAGTCCCGGCGCGATGCCACTCCTGACGGCCCTCGTCTCCAGCGTGGTCGAGCGCGGCCGGCGCATGGCCGAACGGTCATCCTCCGGTCGCCTCGACCCACCAATGTCCCTGGTCCTGGACGATGTGGCGGCCGTGGCCCCGATCCCCCAGCTCCCGGACCTCCTGGCGACCGGCACCGATCGCGGCCTGCCCACCCTGGCCCTGCTCCGCTCCCGCGAACAGGCCAAGGCCCGCTGGCCGCACCACGACCTACCGGTCTGA
- a CDS encoding GNAT family N-acetyltransferase: protein MYTYVVRAVRADEWVSVKELRLLALRDPVAPLAFLETYEAAAARPDSFWQERAAGAAEGTAGVRQFVAEAEDGQWAGTVTLLLEEAGTVDWAGFPVERRQGHIVGVYVRDDWRGGGMTRALLDAAVDWAWELGVERVRLIVHEKNARAQGAYRKAGFIPSGRTVPLAQGAGETETEYEFVLERPEASDR from the coding sequence ATGTACACGTATGTGGTTCGGGCCGTACGGGCTGACGAGTGGGTTTCGGTGAAGGAGCTGCGGTTGCTTGCGCTCAGGGATCCGGTGGCACCGCTCGCCTTTTTGGAGACGTATGAGGCGGCTGCGGCGCGGCCCGACTCCTTCTGGCAGGAGCGGGCGGCCGGAGCGGCCGAGGGGACTGCCGGCGTACGGCAGTTCGTCGCCGAGGCCGAGGACGGGCAGTGGGCCGGGACGGTCACCCTGCTCCTGGAGGAGGCAGGAACCGTCGACTGGGCCGGTTTCCCCGTGGAACGGCGGCAGGGGCACATCGTCGGGGTCTATGTGCGGGACGACTGGCGTGGCGGCGGGATGACGCGGGCGCTGCTCGACGCCGCCGTCGACTGGGCCTGGGAGTTGGGGGTCGAGCGGGTGCGTCTCATCGTCCACGAGAAGAATGCGCGGGCGCAGGGGGCGTACCGCAAGGCGGGGTTCATACCGAGCGGGCGGACCGTGCCGTTGGCGCAGGGGGCCGGGGAGACCGAGACCGAGTACGAGTTCGTCCTCGAGCGTCCCGAGGCGTCAGACCGGTAG
- a CDS encoding MarR family winged helix-turn-helix transcriptional regulator codes for MGDTPGTVGTGSGGEPTLEEQIAAYQREFQDLDPQVEKIVSALSRLNRRMNVAYGRQTADLGISNAEWEVLKALVLSGAPYRLGPSDLAKRLGLTPAAMTHRIDRMLAEGLVTRERDESNRVRVIVELTPEGREKWLEAMRMATVFEEDLLQDLSADERTVLGEVLTRLLRRVEHAQPDAGGRLSDLD; via the coding sequence ATGGGCGACACCCCCGGCACGGTCGGCACCGGCAGCGGCGGCGAGCCGACCCTCGAAGAGCAGATCGCGGCCTATCAGCGCGAATTCCAGGACCTCGACCCCCAGGTCGAGAAGATCGTCTCGGCGCTCTCCCGCCTCAACCGCCGGATGAACGTCGCCTATGGCCGCCAGACCGCGGACCTCGGCATCAGTAACGCCGAGTGGGAGGTCCTCAAGGCCCTGGTCCTCTCCGGGGCCCCCTATCGCCTGGGACCCAGCGATCTGGCCAAGCGCCTCGGTCTGACGCCGGCCGCGATGACCCACCGCATCGACCGCATGCTCGCCGAGGGACTGGTGACCCGGGAGCGGGACGAGTCCAACCGCGTGCGCGTGATCGTCGAGCTGACGCCCGAGGGTCGCGAGAAGTGGCTGGAGGCGATGCGCATGGCGACGGTCTTCGAGGAGGACCTCCTCCAGGACCTCTCCGCGGACGAGCGAACGGTCCTGGGCGAGGTCCTGACCAGGCTCCTGCGCCGGGTGGAGCACGCCCAGCCGGACGCCGGCGGCCGGCTCAGCGACCTCGACTGA
- a CDS encoding MFS transporter: MGAAMRRIHVGNALSAFGLGFTVPYLYVYVAQVRGLGAMTAGLVLAVFAVAALIVLPFAGRAIVRRGPLPVLLAALVTAALGALSLGLAGNATAVLAAAAALGAGQAVMQPALATMIVDSSTAETRSRAFATQFFLQNLGLGVGGLIGGHLVDTSRVSSFTLLFAIEAAMFLLLAVVMSTVRLPHAPPVGDAPQAAGGSWKRLLGNRAMVQLCVLGFVLFFACYGQFESGLSAYGVEAAGISTSALGTALAANTAMIVVAQFAVLKFVERQKRSRVIAAVGLIWAVAWVVAGYAGLGHGSREMATAAFVSTYALFGLGEAMLSPTVAPLVADLAPAGLAGQYNSAFALVKQLALAVGPAVGGPMGASLHAPYIVTFLLFSLGITYLALRLGRQLTAVQDQPWLVRKRVVARGGAVAEPVAAEA; encoded by the coding sequence ATGGGCGCAGCGATGCGCCGGATCCACGTGGGCAACGCACTCAGCGCGTTCGGGCTCGGCTTCACCGTCCCCTACCTGTACGTCTATGTGGCGCAGGTACGGGGACTGGGGGCCATGACGGCGGGGCTCGTCCTCGCCGTCTTCGCCGTGGCCGCGCTGATCGTGCTGCCGTTCGCCGGTAGGGCGATCGTGCGGCGCGGTCCACTGCCGGTCCTGCTCGCCGCCCTGGTCACCGCCGCGCTGGGCGCACTGAGCCTGGGGCTCGCCGGCAATGCCACCGCCGTACTGGCCGCCGCGGCGGCGCTCGGTGCCGGGCAGGCCGTGATGCAGCCGGCGCTGGCCACGATGATCGTGGACTCCTCGACCGCCGAGACCCGGTCGCGGGCGTTCGCGACGCAGTTCTTCCTCCAGAACCTCGGGCTCGGGGTGGGTGGGCTGATCGGCGGGCATCTCGTCGACACCTCGCGCGTGTCCTCGTTCACGCTGCTGTTCGCCATCGAGGCGGCGATGTTCCTGCTGCTGGCCGTGGTGATGTCGACCGTGCGGCTGCCGCACGCCCCGCCTGTCGGGGACGCCCCGCAGGCCGCCGGGGGCAGCTGGAAGCGGTTGCTCGGCAACCGGGCCATGGTGCAGCTGTGTGTGCTGGGCTTCGTGCTGTTCTTCGCCTGCTACGGGCAGTTCGAGTCGGGGCTGAGCGCGTACGGGGTCGAGGCCGCCGGGATCTCGACGTCCGCGCTCGGGACCGCGCTCGCCGCCAACACCGCGATGATCGTGGTCGCGCAGTTCGCCGTGCTGAAGTTCGTCGAGCGGCAGAAGCGGTCCCGGGTGATCGCGGCCGTGGGGCTGATCTGGGCCGTCGCGTGGGTCGTCGCCGGGTACGCGGGGCTCGGCCACGGCAGTCGGGAGATGGCGACGGCCGCGTTCGTGTCGACGTACGCGTTGTTCGGGCTGGGTGAGGCGATGCTGTCGCCGACGGTCGCGCCGCTGGTGGCCGATCTGGCGCCGGCCGGCCTGGCGGGACAGTACAACTCGGCGTTCGCCCTGGTGAAGCAGCTCGCGCTGGCCGTCGGGCCGGCGGTGGGCGGGCCGATGGGGGCCTCTCTGCACGCGCCGTACATCGTGACGTTCCTGCTGTTCTCGCTGGGGATCACCTACCTGGCGCTGCGGCTGGGACGGCAGCTGACCGCCGTCCAGGATCAGCCGTGGCTGGTGCGGAAGCGGGTGGTCGCGCGAGGTGGCGCGGTGGCGGAGCCGGTGGCCGCCGAGGCGTGA
- a CDS encoding ATP-binding SpoIIE family protein phosphatase codes for MNFTRWSARLPGTQRRAAARAEHPVTTPDRRSEGSVPAARAERLTDEPPPVPAVDELPVREVLDRVPALVALVHGTDHRLAYVNDAYAAAFGVRRCGEPAAEALPELRDLGLMPLLDQALRSGKPRTLKSRKAPDGRSYTFTCTPAAEDNGKGTVLIFATDVTDHAEAAERLRTSERRQRETAVTLQRSLLPQELEEPDDLRIAATYQPGGTEAAVGGDWYDVITLGGGRTALVIGDVMGRGVRAAAVMGQLRTAVRAYARLDLPPHEILQLLDGLAAEIDANQIATCVYAIHDPNEGRLVYASAGHLPILVRDDNGTVLRADEPTGPPLGTGGWMHASGSIPLGPGSTAVLYTDGLVERRDEDLDEGIASLERALSGATGTPQVVCDRLVRSAGVTADHDDDVAVLVLQHPARTGPDGELFRNAALELLGGVEAAPRARAFASGVLTSWRFPPDLHDLGVLAASELVANSLQHGTPPMRLRLRRTDRRLIIEVTDGDDHLPRRRRAEPGDESGRGIAIVATIASHWGSRRTPGGGKAVWCEFVLPKPSE; via the coding sequence GTGAACTTCACGCGCTGGAGCGCCCGGCTCCCCGGAACGCAGCGCCGCGCCGCCGCGCGAGCCGAGCACCCGGTCACCACCCCGGACCGGCGGAGCGAGGGCTCCGTACCCGCGGCCCGCGCCGAACGACTCACCGACGAGCCGCCCCCGGTGCCCGCCGTCGACGAACTCCCGGTCCGTGAGGTCCTCGACCGCGTCCCGGCCCTCGTCGCCCTCGTCCACGGCACCGACCACCGCCTCGCCTACGTCAACGACGCCTACGCGGCGGCCTTCGGCGTACGCCGCTGCGGCGAACCGGCCGCCGAGGCACTCCCCGAACTCCGCGACCTCGGCCTCATGCCCCTCCTCGACCAGGCCCTGCGCAGCGGCAAGCCCCGCACCCTGAAGTCCCGCAAGGCCCCCGACGGCCGCTCCTACACGTTCACCTGCACCCCGGCAGCCGAGGACAACGGCAAGGGCACCGTCCTGATCTTCGCCACCGACGTCACCGACCACGCCGAGGCCGCCGAACGACTCAGAACCAGTGAACGGCGCCAGCGCGAGACCGCCGTCACCCTCCAGCGCTCCCTCCTCCCCCAGGAGCTCGAAGAGCCCGACGACCTGCGCATCGCCGCCACCTACCAGCCCGGCGGCACCGAGGCCGCGGTCGGCGGCGACTGGTACGACGTCATCACCCTCGGCGGCGGCCGCACCGCCCTCGTCATCGGCGACGTCATGGGCCGAGGCGTCCGCGCGGCAGCCGTCATGGGCCAGCTCCGCACGGCGGTCCGGGCGTACGCCCGCCTCGACCTGCCCCCGCACGAAATCCTCCAGCTCCTCGACGGCCTCGCCGCGGAGATCGACGCCAACCAGATCGCCACGTGCGTGTACGCCATCCACGACCCCAACGAGGGCCGACTGGTGTACGCCTCAGCGGGCCACCTGCCCATCCTGGTCCGCGACGACAACGGCACCGTCCTGCGCGCCGACGAACCCACCGGCCCGCCCCTGGGCACCGGTGGCTGGATGCACGCCTCCGGCTCGATCCCCCTCGGCCCCGGCTCGACGGCCGTCCTCTACACCGACGGCCTGGTCGAGCGCAGGGACGAAGACCTCGACGAAGGCATCGCGTCCCTGGAGCGCGCCCTGTCCGGCGCGACCGGCACCCCCCAGGTCGTCTGCGACCGTCTGGTCCGCTCGGCCGGCGTCACCGCCGACCACGACGACGACGTCGCCGTCCTGGTCCTCCAGCACCCGGCCCGCACCGGCCCCGACGGCGAGCTGTTCCGCAACGCGGCCCTGGAGCTCCTCGGCGGCGTCGAGGCGGCCCCCCGCGCGCGTGCCTTCGCCTCCGGTGTCCTGACCAGCTGGCGCTTCCCGCCCGACCTGCACGACCTCGGCGTCCTGGCCGCCAGCGAACTCGTCGCCAACTCCCTCCAGCACGGCACCCCGCCCATGCGGCTGCGCCTGCGCCGCACCGACCGCCGCCTGATCATCGAGGTCACCGACGGCGACGACCACCTCCCGCGCCGCCGCCGCGCCGAACCGGGCGACGAGTCCGGCCGAGGCATCGCCATCGTCGCCACGATCGCCTCCCACTGGGGCAGCCGCCGCACTCCGGGCGGCGGCAAGGCGGTGTGGTGCGAGTTCGTCCTGCCGAAGCCTTCGGAGTGA
- a CDS encoding NAD(P)/FAD-dependent oxidoreductase has translation MVKERARILVVGGGYVGMYTALRLQQKLKQELGRGEAEITVVTPDPYMTYQPFLPEAAAGSISPRHVVVPLRRVLPHCRVVVGEVTAVDHAKRSATLTTLATDEEGTGPQQLTYDELVLAPGSVSRTLPIPGLADHAIGFKTVEEAIGLRNHVIEQMDIASSTRDPAIRDAALTFVFVGGGYAGVEALGELEDMARYTTRYYHNVKPEDMKWILVEASDRILPEVGADMGRYTVSELRRRNIDVRLETRLESCADRIAVLSDGARFPTRTVVWTAGVKPHPLLAATDLPLNARGRLKCTPELTIDGVTHAWAAGDAAAVPDVTADEPGKETAPNAQNAVRQAKVLGDNIVRSLRGEPLHPYSHKYVGSVASLGLHQGVAHVYGRKLKGYPAWFMHRAYHLSRVPTFNRKARVLAEWTLSGLFKREIVSLGSLEHPRAEFELAAGGKPSDESSGDPKGSS, from the coding sequence ATGGTGAAGGAACGTGCGCGCATTCTCGTTGTCGGCGGCGGCTACGTCGGGATGTACACGGCCCTGCGGCTCCAGCAGAAACTGAAACAGGAACTCGGCCGGGGCGAGGCCGAGATCACGGTCGTCACACCCGACCCGTACATGACCTACCAGCCCTTCCTCCCCGAGGCGGCCGCGGGCTCCATCTCCCCCCGGCACGTCGTCGTGCCCCTGCGCCGCGTCCTGCCGCACTGTCGGGTCGTGGTCGGCGAGGTCACCGCCGTCGACCACGCCAAACGCAGCGCCACCCTCACCACCCTCGCCACCGACGAAGAGGGCACCGGCCCCCAGCAGCTGACGTACGACGAACTCGTCCTCGCGCCCGGTTCCGTCTCTCGCACGCTGCCCATCCCCGGCCTGGCCGACCACGCCATCGGCTTCAAGACCGTCGAGGAAGCCATCGGGCTGCGCAACCACGTCATCGAACAGATGGACATCGCCTCCTCCACCCGCGACCCAGCGATCCGCGACGCCGCCCTCACCTTCGTCTTCGTCGGCGGCGGCTACGCGGGCGTGGAGGCACTCGGCGAGCTGGAGGACATGGCCCGCTACACCACGCGCTACTACCACAACGTCAAGCCCGAGGACATGAAGTGGATCCTGGTCGAGGCCTCCGACCGGATCCTGCCGGAGGTCGGCGCCGACATGGGCCGCTACACGGTCAGCGAACTGCGCCGCCGCAACATCGACGTACGCCTCGAGACCCGCCTGGAGTCCTGCGCCGACCGCATCGCCGTCCTCAGCGACGGCGCCCGCTTCCCGACCCGTACGGTCGTGTGGACCGCCGGCGTGAAACCCCACCCGCTCCTCGCCGCCACCGACCTCCCGCTGAACGCACGAGGTCGGCTGAAATGCACCCCCGAGCTGACCATCGACGGCGTCACGCACGCGTGGGCGGCCGGAGACGCCGCCGCCGTCCCCGACGTGACGGCCGACGAGCCCGGCAAGGAGACCGCCCCGAACGCCCAGAACGCCGTCCGCCAGGCGAAGGTCCTCGGCGACAACATCGTGCGCTCGCTGCGCGGCGAACCCCTCCACCCGTACTCCCACAAGTACGTCGGCTCGGTCGCCTCGCTCGGCCTCCACCAGGGCGTCGCCCACGTCTACGGGCGCAAGCTCAAGGGCTACCCGGCCTGGTTCATGCACCGGGCGTACCACCTCAGCCGCGTGCCCACCTTCAACCGCAAGGCACGCGTGCTCGCCGAATGGACCCTCTCCGGGCTCTTCAAACGGGAGATCGTTTCCCTGGGATCCCTCGAACATCCCCGCGCGGAGTTCGAACTCGCTGCCGGTGGAAAGCCTTCTGACGAGTCTTCCGGCGACCCGAAGGGGTCGTCCTGA
- a CDS encoding TetR/AcrR family transcriptional regulator produces MHTHNSHWSSTTALSPSGAVGAAVGNGRGDGARTAPLRVDAQRNLEHVLRAAREVFGELGYGAPMEDVARRARVGVGTVYRRFPSKDVLVRRIAEEETSRLTDQARAALGQEDEPWSALSRFLRTSVASGAGRLLPPQVLRVGVPEDGEGVPADEVRVPQQRTQPGGGELRLVAGDGTTAAVDDAGAAALLEVVGLLVDRAREAGTLRTDVSVSDVLLVIATAAPSLPDPAQQAAASARLLDILLEGLRSRPSS; encoded by the coding sequence ATGCACACTCACAACTCGCATTGGTCGTCGACGACGGCCCTTTCACCGAGCGGCGCGGTCGGTGCGGCGGTGGGCAACGGCCGTGGAGATGGCGCGCGGACGGCACCGCTGCGTGTGGACGCACAGCGCAATCTTGAACACGTACTGCGGGCGGCGCGCGAAGTGTTCGGCGAGCTGGGTTACGGCGCGCCGATGGAGGACGTGGCGCGGCGTGCGCGGGTCGGGGTCGGCACGGTGTACCGGCGCTTCCCGAGCAAGGACGTACTGGTGCGGCGGATAGCCGAGGAGGAGACGTCCCGGCTGACCGATCAGGCGCGGGCGGCGCTCGGCCAGGAGGACGAACCGTGGTCGGCGCTGTCGCGCTTCCTGCGGACGTCCGTGGCGTCCGGCGCCGGGCGGCTGCTGCCGCCGCAGGTGCTGCGGGTCGGCGTCCCGGAGGACGGCGAGGGTGTGCCGGCCGACGAGGTGCGGGTGCCGCAGCAGCGGACCCAGCCGGGCGGCGGCGAACTGCGGCTCGTCGCGGGCGACGGCACGACGGCCGCCGTCGACGACGCCGGGGCGGCGGCGCTGCTCGAGGTCGTGGGCCTGCTGGTGGATCGGGCGCGGGAGGCGGGCACGCTGCGCACCGACGTGTCGGTGTCGGACGTGCTGCTGGTGATCGCGACGGCGGCGCCCTCGCTGCCGGATCCGGCTCAGCAGGCGGCGGCGTCGGCTCGGCTGCTGGACATCCTGCTGGAGGGCCTGCGGTCGCGTCCCTCTTCGTGA